DNA from Nitrospina gracilis Nb-211:
TATTACCGGCTGGAAACCGAAAACCCGGCGCGGTACGAAAACATCACCGGTTGCGGCAACACGCTCAACTTTACCCACCCGCAGGTGCGGCGGCTCGCCCTCGACAGCCTGCGCTACTGGGTAACCGACATGCATGTGGACGGTTTTCGCTTCGACCTCGGCGTGGTGCTGGGCCGGGACACAACCGGCTTCCACCGCGATACGCCTTTCTTCAAAGCCGTGCACGCGGACCCGGTGCTCTCCAGGGTCAAGCTCATTGCCGAGCCGTGGGACCTGGGGCACGATGGTTACCAGGTGGCGGGCTTCCCCAACGGCTGGTCGGAATGGAACGACCAGTACCGCCAGACCGCGCGCCGCTTCTGGCTGGGCGCGCCGGAACAGACGGGGCTCATGGCGCGTCGGCTTGCCGGAAGCGGCGACTTCTACCATCCGCAGGACCGCCCTCCCCGCTCCACCGTCAACTACATCACCTGCCACGACGGCTTCACGCTTCAGGACCTGGTCAGTTACCATCGCAAACACAACGAGGCCAACGGCGAACACAACCGGGACGGCAACAACGACAACGCCAGCTACAACCACGGCCTTGAGGGAGCCACACGCAAACCCGAAATCCTGCGCAAACGCACACAGCACATGAAAAACCTGATGGCGACGCTCCTGCTCTCGCTCGGTACGCCCATGATCTCCGGCGGCGATGAACTGCGCCGCACCCAGCGCGGCAACAACAACGCGTATTGCCAGGACAACAGCCTCAGTTGGCACGACTGGCATCTGGACGACAGCAAACGGGAGTTCCTCGAGTTCACACGCAAACTCATTGCGCTTCGCAAGGCTTCCCCCATATTCCGACGGGAAACGTTTTTGACCGGGGAAATCGACGCGGAGTCGGGATTGAAAGACGCCGCCTGGCTGAAACCGGACGGCACGGAGATGGAAGAAGCGGACTGGCACGCCCCGGGAACGCACGCTCTCGGCTGTCTTCTCGCTTGCCCCGCCGGGAACGGTTCGCTCCAGGCTTCCGACTCCCTGCTTCTACTCATGAATCCGGAACGGAAGAAACGGGACTGGACCCTGCCCCGGCTCGCCCCCTCCGGCGGCTGGCAGACAGTGCTGGACACCGAAGCGGTGCCCGACACTGAAACCGTTGAAAACCGGACACAAACTATCCATCCCGAAGACGCGCCGTACCCGCTCCACGCACACACCCTGGCGGTGTTTATCTGGAAATGAGAGGTTTTCCCCCGGAACCGGTTGAAAACCCCGCGTCAAATTCATTAGGATAAGTGTTTCAATGTTTTTGAAGTGGATCCATGAACCAGCCCAGCCCGTCTCCAGATAAAATCCCGGTCCTCATTCCCAAAGAATTGAAATCCCTCATCCCCGGCTATCTCGCCGACCGGCGGCAGGATGTGGAACGCATGCGCGGTTTTTTGGCCAATGACGACATCACCGCCCTGAAAAACCTGGCACACATGATCAAGGGATCGGGAGCCAGCTACGGTTTCGAGGAGTTGAGTTTTCTGGGCGGGGTTCTGGAAGCCGTCGCCAGCAGTGAGCGGGAAAAAATGAAGTCCACCCTCGAACGCATGGCCCGCTACCTCGACAACGTGGAGATCGAATACATATGAAGCCGGTCTCCTTCCGTCGGCAGGCCCGACATCTCATTATCCACCCGGACACCCGGCGTGGCCTTTCGTTGCGGGGATGCCAGTGATCTCTCTTCGCAACTGGATTTTCCTTGCGGCTGTTGCTTGCGTGATGGCGGCTGTTCCCTCGCTCGGCGGTTCGGCCTCCACCACCCCGTTCACGCAACCGGCGGCATGGAACCCCATGCAGTCCATCAAGCCGGATCAGGAATCCTGCCTGCAATGCCATAACGGCATCGCTCCCGCAAGCGCGTCGCACCCACTCAAGCTCGGGTGCACCGCCTGCCACGGCGGCGACGCCACGGCCCTGATAAAAGAGAAGGCGCACGCCACACTCATTCACGATCCGGACGCGGGCACGGGCAAGCGCAACCCGTCGTCGCTCAAAGTCGTACACCTCAGTTGCGGCCAGGCACAGTGCCACTCCGGGTTCGCCGACGACAGCCGCAACTGGGCGGATCATGTTAGAAAATCACCGATGGGCACGCTGGCCGGGATGATCGCGGGCTTGCGCTTTCAGTGGTCGGGACAAACGGGCAAGTCGGCGAAGTTCGGCATTTACGCGGTGGAAGACGAAGACGGCGACACGCCCCTCGAACGAGGCGCGGTGGAAAAGCTCTCGCGCCTGCCCTACTTCGCCAAAAAAACCGTGCGGCGCAATCCGCCGACAGCCGCCACCGGCGACGCGGTGTTGTTGTCCAATCACTTCGGCGACCTGCTTCTGCGCGACCGGTGTTTTTCGTGTCATCTGGATGCGCCCGCGCCGGAAGGAATGTTCCGCTCGCAGGGATGCGCCGCCTGCCATTCGCGTTACAACGAAAACGGGTTGTATGCGGGCAACGACCCCACCATCCCGAAAGACCAACCCGGTCACCCAGCCTCGCACACCATGACGGTATTGCCGTCGCAACAGGTGTGCACGCAGTGCCACCGCCAGTTTGAAACGGATGCGCCTTTGGCGTCGCAAACCGGGTTCGACGGCGAACGTCAGCACTTCCGTTTCGCCGGAACCGGACAGCCGGTAATCGACGTGCATCGCAAGGCCGGCATGGAATGCATCGATTGCCACACGGCGTTTGACGTGATGGGCGACGGCAACATCTATTCGCGCCAGCACCAGGCGGTGGAGGTGCGTTGCACCACCTGCCACGGGACGGAATCGGCGTACCCGGAAACGGCGAAGATCGAGACGGAAAACGATCCCGCCGTGCGGCTGAGCCGTCACTACAAGGGATGGCAGAACCAGATCGGAGACGAGATGGCGCTCACCGCCAACGGCAACAAGATGCCGAACGTGAAAAAGATCGGCAAGCGTTTCGTCTTTTTCAGTAAGCGCACCGGCAAACAGATTCCCATTCCGCAGGCGGCGTGGAAACGGAGCGCGCACACGCTCCCAGGTCACGCAGGCAAACTCGAATGCACCACCTGCCACGCGTCGTGGGTGCCGCAATGCCAGGGATGCCACATCACTTACGATCAGGCGGCCCACACCCAGGGAAAAGATCCCTGGGGATCGGGTCCGCGCCACAGCACCCAGTGGACTCAGCCGCGGCTCATGAAAGGCCCGCGCGGCAAAATCGCACCGGTGCTCGATCAACCAATCCGCTCCCTCACCGTGCTCGACGGGCAGGGGCACCCCCTTCCCGTCATCAACGAGGAAGGAGATATGGAAGGTACATATAATGAGTGGCAATTCACGAATCCGCTGGGATACTCTGGGTCCAACCTGATGTACGCCGCCCAGCCGCATTCGGTGAAAAAGTCCGTGCGCTCCTGCGCCGGCTGCCACCTGTCACCGGAAACCCTCGGCCTGGGCGAAGGCGAACTGAAAATCAAGGGCGACTCGTCCGGCGAGGACGACGAATACAATTTCCTCGTACTGACGGACATCAAGACGCTCAAGAATCAATTGAGCCCCTCTGCCGCCGTGACCCTCCGCGGCCAGCCGGTGGCGGGGACGGGTCAACCGAATGCGCGTCCGCTCAACCAGGCGGAGATTTTGCGCACCCTGCGCGTGGGCAATTGCATTCCCTGCCACGATGCGTATGATGATCCGGTCTATCGGAATCTGGAAAAAAGTTATGAATTTGAAAAAAAGATCCAGCACCGCCGACTGCGCGACCGGATTCTGAACAAACGTTGAAACGGATATGAACCTTCTCAAACGAACAGTCTGGATCGCGGCCTTTCTGGCCCTGCTCGCCTTCGGGTTGATCCCGAACCTGCAGGCGCAGATGGCTTCGCCTTTTGGCACGCAACCGTCCGAAGAAAAGAAAAAGGAACCCGATCTCGGCTTTTCCCCGGCCGTGCCGGGCGGCCACCTGTTCGGCCCGGACGAAGAAATCCTCCCGCCGGAAGGAGAAACGCCGACACAGGAGCCGATCCCAACCCCGTTGCCTCCTGCGTCCAGCGAACCGTTCTCACCGGAAGTGACGACGCCGTGGGACCCGTTTGCGACGCAACCGCAACCTCAGCCGGAACCGCAACCCGAACCACAACCCGAACCACAACCGTTTTTCGGCCAGCCTGAAATCGAAACCGCCGAACCGGAAACGCACAGCACGGAACCGGAACCCACAGTCACATTTGAAAAGAAGATGGTGCTCATTCCGCCCATCGCCTCGGACATCCCATTGTCCGCCGATGATTTCCGCGACCCGTTTTTCCTGA
Protein-coding regions in this window:
- a CDS encoding Hpt domain-containing protein, translating into MNQPSPSPDKIPVLIPKELKSLIPGYLADRRQDVERMRGFLANDDITALKNLAHMIKGSGASYGFEELSFLGGVLEAVASSEREKMKSTLERMARYLDNVEIEYI
- the glgX gene encoding glycogen debranching protein GlgX — protein: MTGSPHTLSPQGAVSSAEGVHFALYSEHATQVELCLFESNKTSAETRRLPMDRGPGHLWTHWVADLKPGCLYGFRVFGPYAPGKGHRFNPSKVLADPYGRLLGRTPKWNRRWHSLPPDLKEESESRTRPDGADNAFCAPLCRVVDPAFDWQGDQPPNTSWTETLIYETHVKGFTRQHPDIPPALRGTYAGLASEPALAHLKSLGVTAVELLPVHQGAEEHRLVQSHLTNYWNYNSLLFFAPELRLAATADPIREFKEMVRALHRAGLEVILDVVYNHTVEGDSRGPTLCFRGIDNRTYYRLETENPARYENITGCGNTLNFTHPQVRRLALDSLRYWVTDMHVDGFRFDLGVVLGRDTTGFHRDTPFFKAVHADPVLSRVKLIAEPWDLGHDGYQVAGFPNGWSEWNDQYRQTARRFWLGAPEQTGLMARRLAGSGDFYHPQDRPPRSTVNYITCHDGFTLQDLVSYHRKHNEANGEHNRDGNNDNASYNHGLEGATRKPEILRKRTQHMKNLMATLLLSLGTPMISGGDELRRTQRGNNNAYCQDNSLSWHDWHLDDSKREFLEFTRKLIALRKASPIFRRETFLTGEIDAESGLKDAAWLKPDGTEMEEADWHAPGTHALGCLLACPAGNGSLQASDSLLLLMNPERKKRDWTLPRLAPSGGWQTVLDTEAVPDTETVENRTQTIHPEDAPYPLHAHTLAVFIWK